A genomic region of Trifolium pratense cultivar HEN17-A07 linkage group LG3, ARS_RC_1.1, whole genome shotgun sequence contains the following coding sequences:
- the LOC123913790 gene encoding tubulin beta chain-like yields MREILHIQGGQCGNQIGTKFWEAVCDEHGIDPIGQYIGNSKLQQLERVNVYYNEGSSGRYVPRAVLMDLEPGTMDAVRTGPYGQIFRPDNFVYGQSGAGNNFAKGHYTEGAELIDFVLDVVRKEVENCDCLQGFQVCHSLGGGTGSGMGTLLISKIREEYPDRMMLTFSVFPSPKVSDTVVEPYNATLSVHQLVENADECMVLDNEALYDICFRTLKLTTPSFGDLNHLISATMSGVTCCLRFPGQLNSDLRKLAVNLIPFPRLHFFMVGFAPLTSRGSQNYRALTVPELTQQMWDAKNMMCAADPRHGRYLTASAVFRGKMSTKEVDEQVLNVQNKNSSYFVEWIPNNVKSSVCDVPPTGLSMASTFVGNSTSIQQMFRRVSEQFSAMFRRKAFLHWYTGEGMDEMEFTEAESNMNDLVAEYQQYQDAPVDDDGDDYQEEEEEEGDQI; encoded by the exons ATGCGTGAGATTCTTCATATTCAAGGAGGACAGTGTGGAAACCAAATAGGAACGAAGTTCTGGGAAGCGGTGTGCGATGAGCACGGGATTGACCCCATAGGACAATACATAGGGAACTCCAAACTTCAACAACTCGAAAGAGTGAATGTTTATTACAACGAGGGATCCAGCGGTCGATACGTGCCTCGAGCAGTGCTAATGGACCTTGAGCCTGGCACCATGGATGCCGTCCGGACCGGTCCTTATGGACAGATCTTTCGTCCTGACAACTTTGTATACGGCCAATCCGGTGCTGGAAACAATTTCGCCAAGGGTCATTACACTGAGGGTGCTGAGCTCATTGACTTTGTCCTTGATGTTGTCAGGAAGGAAGTTGAGAATTGTGATTGCTTGCAAG GATTTCAAGTGTGCCACTCCTTGGGAGGAGGAACAGGTTCTGGAATGGGAACCTTGCTCATTTCAAAGATCAGAGAGGAATATCCTGATCGAATGATGCTCACTTTCTCTGTCTTTCCTTCACCAAAGGTGTCAGACACTGTTGTTGAACCTTACAATGCAACACTTTCTGTTCACCAATTGGTGGAGAATGCCGATGAGTGTATGGTCCTTGATAATGAAGCACTCTATGACATCTGCTTCAGAACTCTGAAACTCACCACACCAAGTT TTGGAGATTTGAATCATTTGATATCAGCAACAATGAGTGGAGTAACTTGTTGCTTAAGATTCCCGGGTCAGCTGAATTCAGACCTACGGAAGCTAGCAGTGAACTTGATTCCGTTTCCACGACTTCACTTCTTCATGGTGGGTTTTGCTCCTTTGACATCTCGAGGATCGCAAAATTACCGTGCACTTACTGTGCCAGAACTTACACAACAAATGTGGGATGCCAAGAACATGATGTGTGCGGCAGATCCACGCCATGGCCGTTATTTAACAGCCTCAGCGGTATTCAGAGGGAAAATGAGCACAAAAGAAGTCGATGAACAGGTGCTGAATGTCCAGAACAAGAACTCTTCTTACTTTGTTGAGTGGATTCCCAATAATGTTAAGTCCAGCGTCTGTGATGTCCCGCCGACAGGCCTTTCCATGGCCTCGACTTTTGTTGGTAATTCCACATCTATACAACAGATGTTTAGGAGAGTGAGTGAACAGTTCTCTGCCATGTTCAGAAGGAAAGCTTTCTTGCATTGGTATACTGGAGAAGGAATGGATGAGATGGAATTTACTGAAGCAGAAAGCAATATGAATGACCTTGTAGCGGAATATCAACAATACCAAGATGCCCCTGTTGACGATGATGGCGATGATtaccaagaagaagaagaagaagagggtGATCAAATTTGA